A stretch of the Argentina anserina chromosome 6, drPotAnse1.1, whole genome shotgun sequence genome encodes the following:
- the LOC126797850 gene encoding TSL-kinase interacting protein 1 isoform X1, whose amino-acid sequence MNSVAHPGQESSFVQEGDLALAPFTSNHVATQQPVKKPTRQWAAWTHQEEQSFFSALRQVGKNFEKITCRVQSKNKDQVRHYYYRLVRRMNKLLGPGLYLDSRNSKDTNAAMLRWWSLLEKYSCKASKLHLKPRRFKIFMEALEHQLLKDRKKTVRKRPSQGENCPPEAPNTSPNQSRPPVHDRPVKLVLVESHNIQKSGPGKASLKRSGSIGVNRGNKGDASTMKSARQRRKPADVLPSTAAFKKWEKAAIAGVSLVADAAEQLERTIDKEVGQDKSSAERSNSVPVGNFLPSMPNFPQTIYAEHNIHNSMKLKLQLFPVDDGTRRALEMDKHNPHLELTLPPRKKISSVMEHLNRKWGSSSVASGVLMLFPNSVQHDSLTGYLRWTQDSNVSAGDVYAMIGSPAVFRLRYGWFSTTELGSVSSQASCRILGEHDNGEKMKDPVMESALTSPPSATNQCGDIHNDLLSSVTENHSLAQTSAVETNQKGNLVGESTKSTLWHEKIAGDQGILRHQGEVDGLRLHNSTALSAKEWADTLTNISVGDLLTGVPHDLGANCVDQPLTGRSQCLSQIPFSCDSFDAAIAAHISRQKNKMGCEPTMASHVCSIWDAEETCDEFVFQKNSAFYQQSASSSGAGPPRDCKQMASTSLAGCDRMVEDLSVVERPLYDPQGDRIDECQSDPHNLESSEKDFDALADIYWPESLAPLDLELRASKYQNEELILNDSLSGLNRLIASSLDAFQNCSFFGSNKKEPTPSVETRDTISFADFKIGNEI is encoded by the exons ATGAACTCTGTGGCACACCCGGGTCAAGAAAGTAGTTTTGTTCAGGAGGGAGATCTTGCTTTAGCCCCATTCACCTCCAATCATGTTGCAACTCAGCAGCCTG TTAAAAAACCAACACGGCAATGGGCTGCTTGGACACATCAAGAAGAGCAAAGTTTCTTTTCAGCACTACGACAAGTTGGCAAG AATTTTGAAAAAATCACTTGCCGTGTTCAAAGTAAAAACAAGGATCAG GTCAGGCATTATTACTATCGTCTTGTGAGGCGTATGAACAAGCTTCTGGGTCCGGGATTATATTTGGATTCCCGAAACTCTAAGGATACTAATGCTGCTATGCTTAGATG GTGGTCTTTGTTGGAAAAGTATAGCTGTAAAGCATCAAAGCTTCACTTGAAGCCCCGACgattcaagatttttatggAAGCATTG GAACACCAACTCCTGAAAGACCGGAAGAAGACTGTCAGGAAGCGGCCTTCTCAGGGGGAAAACTGCCCTCCTGAGGCTCCTAATACTTCTCCGAATCAGAGTAGACCACCTGTACATGACCGTCCAGTTAAACTTGTTCTTGTTGAGAGTCACAATATTCAGAAATCAGGACCTGGGAAAGCATCATTAAAGCGAAGTGGAAGCATAGGTGTTAATCGTGGCAACAAAGGAGATGCCAGTACCATGAAATCTGCTAGACAACGGCGTAAACCAG CAGATGTACTTCCATCAACAGCAGCATTTAAAAAGTGGGAGAAGGCTGCAATTGCTGGCGTTTCTTTGGTTGCTGATGCTGCTGAGCAGTTGGAGCGAACAATTGACAAAGAGGTTGGACAAGACAAAAGCAGTGCAG AGAGAAGTAATTCTGTTCCAGTTGGAAATTTTCTCCCTTCTATGCCCAATTTTCCACAAACCATTTATGCAGAGCACAACATACACAACTCTATGAAACTCAAACTCCAGTTGTTCCCAGTTGATGATGGTACAAGAAGAGCCTTGGAAATG GATAAACATAATCCTCACTTGGAGCTCACGCTCCCACCTCGGAAAAAGATATCCTCAGTTATGGAACACCTGAATCGCAAATGGGGCAGTTCAAGTGTAGCATCAGGAGTGCTAATGCTTTTCCCCAATAGTGTCCAGCACGATAGTCTAACAGGCTATCTGAGATGGACGCAAGACTCAAATGTCAGTGCAGGAGATGTATATGCAATGATTGGAAGCCCTGCAGTTTTCCGTTTAAG GTATGGTTGGTTCTCCACCACTGAGTTGGGATCTGTTTCGTCACAAGCATCTTGTAGGATTTTAGGTGAGCATGATAATGGGGAGAAGATGAAGGACCCTGTAATGGAATCAGCACTAACTTCTCCACCATCAGCTACCAATCAATGTGGAGACATCCACAATGATCTCTTATCCTCAGTGACAGAGAATCATTCTCTTGCTCAGACTTCAGCAGTTGAGACCAATCAGAAAGGTAACCTTGTGGGAGAGTCTACAAAAAGTACATTATGGCATGAAAAGATCGCAGGTGATCAGGGTATCTTAAGACATCAAGGAGAAGTG GATGGCCTGAGATTACATAATAGCACTGCCCTTTCAGCCAAAGAGTGGGCTGATACCCTAACCAACATTAGTGTTGGAGATCTTCTTACTGGTGTGCCTCATGATCTAGGTGCTAACTGCGTTGATCAGCCTCTCACTGGAAGGTCCCAGTGTCTCTCGCAGATCCCATTTAGCTGTGATTCATTTGATGCTGCAATTGCTGCTCATATTTCTAGACAGAAAAACAAGATGGGATGTGAGCCTACTATGGCATCCCATGTATGTTCCATTTGGGATGCTGAAGAAACATGTGATGAGTTTGTCTTTCAAAAGAATTCGGCTTTCTATCAACAATCTGCCAGTTCATCTGGTGCTGGTCCTCCAAGGGACTGCAAACAGATGGCTAGTACAAGCTTGGCAGGCTGTGATCGTATGGTTGAG GACCTATCTGTAGTAGAGAGGCCCCTTTATGATCCTCAAGGAGATCGTATTGATGAGTGCCAGTCTGATCCACATAATTTAGAAAGTTCAGAGAAAGATTTCGACGCTTTGGCAGATATATACTGG CCTGAATCATTAGCACCATTAGATTTGGAGCTACGGGCATCTAAATACCAAAATGAAGAACTTATTCTGAATGATAGTCTCAGTGGGCTGAACCGCCTTATTGCCAGCAGTCTGGATGCATTTCAAAATTGCTCTTTCTTTGGTTCAAACAAGAAAGAACCAACGCCATCAGTTGAAACTCGAGACACTATTTCCTTCGCAGATTTTAAAATTGGCAATGAAATTTGA
- the LOC126799152 gene encoding UDP-glycosyltransferase 86A1-like, which yields MESNHPNPHAIMIPLPLQGHVNPFTHLAMKLASYGFTITFVNTQYIHHQLTKSKISNNTPQEQDQDQDHIFAAARESGLDIRYRTVSDGFPLSFNRYQNLDQFLEGSLHVFPAHVDELVGDLVKSDPSINCLIADTFHIWPVMIANKYNLINISFWTEPALVLNIYYHLDLLRQHGHFGCHDNCEDTIDYIPGVQAIEPKDLMSHIHITDTSSPMLRIVKKAFREAQRADFMLCNTVQELEAETLSALQEKQPTYAIGPVFPTEPTKRIVATNLKSEIDCTQWLKTKPQGSVLYVSFGSYCQVTKNEFEEIAQGLLLSKVSFIWVLRPDTISYEEEGYIVPFGLEDQISDRGLMVPWCSQIEVLSNPAIGGFLTHCGWNSILESMWFGVPMLCFPISTDQFTNRKLLVDDLRIGLNLCDRKPITRLEVAKRVNHLMSENLGDGIWQKEIKKVRKTLEDALAVTGSSQQSLCQFIRDVKAKIQTRI from the exons ATGGAGTCCAATCACCCAAATCCTCATGCAATCATGATACCGCTTCCTCTCCAAGGTCATGTTAACCCCTTCACCCACTTGGCCATGAAGCTTGCATCATATGGCTTCACCATCACTTTTGTCAATACTCAATACATTCATCACCAGTTAACCAAATCCAAAATCAGTAACAACACTCCACAAGAGCAAGATCAAGATCAAGACCACATCTTTGCGGCAGCGCGTGAGTCCGGTCTTGACATACGCTATAGAACAGTGAGTGATGGTTTCCCACTATCCTTCAATAGGTATCAGAACCTTGACCAGTTTCTTGAGGGTAGTCTTCATGTCTTCCCTGCTCATGTTGATGAACTTGTTGGGGACTTGGTTAAGTCTGACCCCTCAATCAATTGTTTGATTGCTGACACCTTCCACATTTGGCCAGTAATGATAGCCAACAAATACAACCTCATCAATATCTCCTTCTGGACTGAACCAGCTTTAGTCTTGAACATTTACTACCACTTGGATCTTCTCAGACAACATGGTCATTTTGGTTGTCATG ATAATTGTGAGGACACCATAGATTACATACCTGGTGTGCAGGCTATTGAACCCAAGGACTTGATGTCACACATACACATTACTGATACGTCATCTCCGATGCTGCGAATCGTTAAGAAGGCGTTTCGTGAAGCTCAGAGGGCAGATTTTATGCTGTGTAATACAGTTCAAGAGCTTGAAGCAGAGACTCTTTCAGCCTTGCAAGAGAAGCAACCTACATATGCAATTGGCCCTGTCTTCCCTACTGAACCCACCAAGAGAATTGTGGCTACCAATCTGAAGTCCGAGATTGACTGTACACAATGGCTCAAAACCAAGCCTCAAGGTTCAGTTTTGTATGTCTCATTTGGTAGTTATTGTCAAGTTACTAAAAATGAGTTTGAGGAAATAGCTCAGGGGCTTTTGCTTAGTAAAGTGAGTTTCATTTGGGTACTACGCCCTGACACTATAAGCTATGAGGAAGAAGGGTATATTGTTCCATTTGGATTGGAAGACCAGATTAGTGATAGAGGGTTAATGGTGCCTTGGTGTTCTCAGATTGAGGTACTCTCAAATCCAGCAATAGGAGGGTTCTTAACTCATTGTGGATGGAACTCCATACTGGAAAGTATGTGGTTTGGTGTACCAATGCTGTGCTTTCCTATTTCAACTGACCAATTCACTAATAGGAAACTATTGGTTGATGATTTGAGGATTGGTCTCAATCTTTGTGATAGGAAGCCAATCACAAGGTTGGAGGTAGCAAAGAGGGTCAACCATCTTATGAGTGAAAATTTGGGTGATGGAATATGGCAGAAGGAGATCAAGAAGGTAAGAAAGACATTAGAAGATGCTTTGGCTGTAACTGGTTCATCGCAACAGAGTTTGTGCCAATTTATTCGTGATGTAAAGGCCAAAATTCAAACACGAATTTGA
- the LOC126797850 gene encoding TSL-kinase interacting protein 1 isoform X4 has translation MNSVAHPGQESSFVQEGDLALAPFTSNHVATQQPVKKPTRQWAAWTHQEEQSFFSALRQVGKNFEKITCRVQSKNKDQVRHYYYRLVRRMNKLLGPGLYLDSRNSKDTNAAMLRWWSLLEKYSCKASKLHLKPRRFKIFMEALEHQLLKDRKKTVRKRPSQGENCPPEAPNTSPNQSRPPVHDRPVKLVLVESHNIQKSGPGKASLKRSGSIGVNRGNKGDASTMKSARQRRKPAFKKWEKAAIAGVSLVADAAEQLERTIDKEVGQDKSSAERSNSVPVGNFLPSMPNFPQTIYAEHNIHNSMKLKLQLFPVDDGTRRALEMDKHNPHLELTLPPRKKISSVMEHLNRKWGSSSVASGVLMLFPNSVQHDSLTGYLRWTQDSNVSAGDVYAMIGSPAVFRLRYGWFSTTELGSVSSQASCRILGEHDNGEKMKDPVMESALTSPPSATNQCGDIHNDLLSSVTENHSLAQTSAVETNQKGNLVGESTKSTLWHEKIAGDQGILRHQGEVDGLRLHNSTALSAKEWADTLTNISVGDLLTGVPHDLGANCVDQPLTGRSQCLSQIPFSCDSFDAAIAAHISRQKNKMGCEPTMASHVCSIWDAEETCDEFVFQKNSAFYQQSASSSGAGPPRDCKQMASTSLAGCDRMVEDLSVVERPLYDPQGDRIDECQSDPHNLESSEKDFDALADIYWPESLAPLDLELRASKYQNEELILNDSLSGLNRLIASSLDAFQNCSFFGSNKKEPTPSVETRDTISFADFKIGNEI, from the exons ATGAACTCTGTGGCACACCCGGGTCAAGAAAGTAGTTTTGTTCAGGAGGGAGATCTTGCTTTAGCCCCATTCACCTCCAATCATGTTGCAACTCAGCAGCCTG TTAAAAAACCAACACGGCAATGGGCTGCTTGGACACATCAAGAAGAGCAAAGTTTCTTTTCAGCACTACGACAAGTTGGCAAG AATTTTGAAAAAATCACTTGCCGTGTTCAAAGTAAAAACAAGGATCAG GTCAGGCATTATTACTATCGTCTTGTGAGGCGTATGAACAAGCTTCTGGGTCCGGGATTATATTTGGATTCCCGAAACTCTAAGGATACTAATGCTGCTATGCTTAGATG GTGGTCTTTGTTGGAAAAGTATAGCTGTAAAGCATCAAAGCTTCACTTGAAGCCCCGACgattcaagatttttatggAAGCATTG GAACACCAACTCCTGAAAGACCGGAAGAAGACTGTCAGGAAGCGGCCTTCTCAGGGGGAAAACTGCCCTCCTGAGGCTCCTAATACTTCTCCGAATCAGAGTAGACCACCTGTACATGACCGTCCAGTTAAACTTGTTCTTGTTGAGAGTCACAATATTCAGAAATCAGGACCTGGGAAAGCATCATTAAAGCGAAGTGGAAGCATAGGTGTTAATCGTGGCAACAAAGGAGATGCCAGTACCATGAAATCTGCTAGACAACGGCGTAAACCAG CATTTAAAAAGTGGGAGAAGGCTGCAATTGCTGGCGTTTCTTTGGTTGCTGATGCTGCTGAGCAGTTGGAGCGAACAATTGACAAAGAGGTTGGACAAGACAAAAGCAGTGCAG AGAGAAGTAATTCTGTTCCAGTTGGAAATTTTCTCCCTTCTATGCCCAATTTTCCACAAACCATTTATGCAGAGCACAACATACACAACTCTATGAAACTCAAACTCCAGTTGTTCCCAGTTGATGATGGTACAAGAAGAGCCTTGGAAATG GATAAACATAATCCTCACTTGGAGCTCACGCTCCCACCTCGGAAAAAGATATCCTCAGTTATGGAACACCTGAATCGCAAATGGGGCAGTTCAAGTGTAGCATCAGGAGTGCTAATGCTTTTCCCCAATAGTGTCCAGCACGATAGTCTAACAGGCTATCTGAGATGGACGCAAGACTCAAATGTCAGTGCAGGAGATGTATATGCAATGATTGGAAGCCCTGCAGTTTTCCGTTTAAG GTATGGTTGGTTCTCCACCACTGAGTTGGGATCTGTTTCGTCACAAGCATCTTGTAGGATTTTAGGTGAGCATGATAATGGGGAGAAGATGAAGGACCCTGTAATGGAATCAGCACTAACTTCTCCACCATCAGCTACCAATCAATGTGGAGACATCCACAATGATCTCTTATCCTCAGTGACAGAGAATCATTCTCTTGCTCAGACTTCAGCAGTTGAGACCAATCAGAAAGGTAACCTTGTGGGAGAGTCTACAAAAAGTACATTATGGCATGAAAAGATCGCAGGTGATCAGGGTATCTTAAGACATCAAGGAGAAGTG GATGGCCTGAGATTACATAATAGCACTGCCCTTTCAGCCAAAGAGTGGGCTGATACCCTAACCAACATTAGTGTTGGAGATCTTCTTACTGGTGTGCCTCATGATCTAGGTGCTAACTGCGTTGATCAGCCTCTCACTGGAAGGTCCCAGTGTCTCTCGCAGATCCCATTTAGCTGTGATTCATTTGATGCTGCAATTGCTGCTCATATTTCTAGACAGAAAAACAAGATGGGATGTGAGCCTACTATGGCATCCCATGTATGTTCCATTTGGGATGCTGAAGAAACATGTGATGAGTTTGTCTTTCAAAAGAATTCGGCTTTCTATCAACAATCTGCCAGTTCATCTGGTGCTGGTCCTCCAAGGGACTGCAAACAGATGGCTAGTACAAGCTTGGCAGGCTGTGATCGTATGGTTGAG GACCTATCTGTAGTAGAGAGGCCCCTTTATGATCCTCAAGGAGATCGTATTGATGAGTGCCAGTCTGATCCACATAATTTAGAAAGTTCAGAGAAAGATTTCGACGCTTTGGCAGATATATACTGG CCTGAATCATTAGCACCATTAGATTTGGAGCTACGGGCATCTAAATACCAAAATGAAGAACTTATTCTGAATGATAGTCTCAGTGGGCTGAACCGCCTTATTGCCAGCAGTCTGGATGCATTTCAAAATTGCTCTTTCTTTGGTTCAAACAAGAAAGAACCAACGCCATCAGTTGAAACTCGAGACACTATTTCCTTCGCAGATTTTAAAATTGGCAATGAAATTTGA
- the LOC126797850 gene encoding TSL-kinase interacting protein 1 isoform X3, which produces MNSVAHPGQESSFVQEGDLALAPFTSNHVATQQPVKKPTRQWAAWTHQEEQSFFSALRQVGKNFEKITCRVQSKNKDQVRHYYYRLVRRMNKLLGPGLYLDSRNSKDTNAAMLRWWSLLEKYSCKASKLHLKPRRFKIFMEALEHQLLKDRKKTVRKRPSQGENCPPEAPNTSPNQSRPPVHDRPVKLVLVESHNIQKSGPGKASLKRSGSIGVNRGNKGDASTMKSARQRRKPAAFKKWEKAAIAGVSLVADAAEQLERTIDKEVGQDKSSAERSNSVPVGNFLPSMPNFPQTIYAEHNIHNSMKLKLQLFPVDDGTRRALEMDKHNPHLELTLPPRKKISSVMEHLNRKWGSSSVASGVLMLFPNSVQHDSLTGYLRWTQDSNVSAGDVYAMIGSPAVFRLRYGWFSTTELGSVSSQASCRILGEHDNGEKMKDPVMESALTSPPSATNQCGDIHNDLLSSVTENHSLAQTSAVETNQKGNLVGESTKSTLWHEKIAGDQGILRHQGEVDGLRLHNSTALSAKEWADTLTNISVGDLLTGVPHDLGANCVDQPLTGRSQCLSQIPFSCDSFDAAIAAHISRQKNKMGCEPTMASHVCSIWDAEETCDEFVFQKNSAFYQQSASSSGAGPPRDCKQMASTSLAGCDRMVEDLSVVERPLYDPQGDRIDECQSDPHNLESSEKDFDALADIYWPESLAPLDLELRASKYQNEELILNDSLSGLNRLIASSLDAFQNCSFFGSNKKEPTPSVETRDTISFADFKIGNEI; this is translated from the exons ATGAACTCTGTGGCACACCCGGGTCAAGAAAGTAGTTTTGTTCAGGAGGGAGATCTTGCTTTAGCCCCATTCACCTCCAATCATGTTGCAACTCAGCAGCCTG TTAAAAAACCAACACGGCAATGGGCTGCTTGGACACATCAAGAAGAGCAAAGTTTCTTTTCAGCACTACGACAAGTTGGCAAG AATTTTGAAAAAATCACTTGCCGTGTTCAAAGTAAAAACAAGGATCAG GTCAGGCATTATTACTATCGTCTTGTGAGGCGTATGAACAAGCTTCTGGGTCCGGGATTATATTTGGATTCCCGAAACTCTAAGGATACTAATGCTGCTATGCTTAGATG GTGGTCTTTGTTGGAAAAGTATAGCTGTAAAGCATCAAAGCTTCACTTGAAGCCCCGACgattcaagatttttatggAAGCATTG GAACACCAACTCCTGAAAGACCGGAAGAAGACTGTCAGGAAGCGGCCTTCTCAGGGGGAAAACTGCCCTCCTGAGGCTCCTAATACTTCTCCGAATCAGAGTAGACCACCTGTACATGACCGTCCAGTTAAACTTGTTCTTGTTGAGAGTCACAATATTCAGAAATCAGGACCTGGGAAAGCATCATTAAAGCGAAGTGGAAGCATAGGTGTTAATCGTGGCAACAAAGGAGATGCCAGTACCATGAAATCTGCTAGACAACGGCGTAAACCAG CAGCATTTAAAAAGTGGGAGAAGGCTGCAATTGCTGGCGTTTCTTTGGTTGCTGATGCTGCTGAGCAGTTGGAGCGAACAATTGACAAAGAGGTTGGACAAGACAAAAGCAGTGCAG AGAGAAGTAATTCTGTTCCAGTTGGAAATTTTCTCCCTTCTATGCCCAATTTTCCACAAACCATTTATGCAGAGCACAACATACACAACTCTATGAAACTCAAACTCCAGTTGTTCCCAGTTGATGATGGTACAAGAAGAGCCTTGGAAATG GATAAACATAATCCTCACTTGGAGCTCACGCTCCCACCTCGGAAAAAGATATCCTCAGTTATGGAACACCTGAATCGCAAATGGGGCAGTTCAAGTGTAGCATCAGGAGTGCTAATGCTTTTCCCCAATAGTGTCCAGCACGATAGTCTAACAGGCTATCTGAGATGGACGCAAGACTCAAATGTCAGTGCAGGAGATGTATATGCAATGATTGGAAGCCCTGCAGTTTTCCGTTTAAG GTATGGTTGGTTCTCCACCACTGAGTTGGGATCTGTTTCGTCACAAGCATCTTGTAGGATTTTAGGTGAGCATGATAATGGGGAGAAGATGAAGGACCCTGTAATGGAATCAGCACTAACTTCTCCACCATCAGCTACCAATCAATGTGGAGACATCCACAATGATCTCTTATCCTCAGTGACAGAGAATCATTCTCTTGCTCAGACTTCAGCAGTTGAGACCAATCAGAAAGGTAACCTTGTGGGAGAGTCTACAAAAAGTACATTATGGCATGAAAAGATCGCAGGTGATCAGGGTATCTTAAGACATCAAGGAGAAGTG GATGGCCTGAGATTACATAATAGCACTGCCCTTTCAGCCAAAGAGTGGGCTGATACCCTAACCAACATTAGTGTTGGAGATCTTCTTACTGGTGTGCCTCATGATCTAGGTGCTAACTGCGTTGATCAGCCTCTCACTGGAAGGTCCCAGTGTCTCTCGCAGATCCCATTTAGCTGTGATTCATTTGATGCTGCAATTGCTGCTCATATTTCTAGACAGAAAAACAAGATGGGATGTGAGCCTACTATGGCATCCCATGTATGTTCCATTTGGGATGCTGAAGAAACATGTGATGAGTTTGTCTTTCAAAAGAATTCGGCTTTCTATCAACAATCTGCCAGTTCATCTGGTGCTGGTCCTCCAAGGGACTGCAAACAGATGGCTAGTACAAGCTTGGCAGGCTGTGATCGTATGGTTGAG GACCTATCTGTAGTAGAGAGGCCCCTTTATGATCCTCAAGGAGATCGTATTGATGAGTGCCAGTCTGATCCACATAATTTAGAAAGTTCAGAGAAAGATTTCGACGCTTTGGCAGATATATACTGG CCTGAATCATTAGCACCATTAGATTTGGAGCTACGGGCATCTAAATACCAAAATGAAGAACTTATTCTGAATGATAGTCTCAGTGGGCTGAACCGCCTTATTGCCAGCAGTCTGGATGCATTTCAAAATTGCTCTTTCTTTGGTTCAAACAAGAAAGAACCAACGCCATCAGTTGAAACTCGAGACACTATTTCCTTCGCAGATTTTAAAATTGGCAATGAAATTTGA
- the LOC126797850 gene encoding TSL-kinase interacting protein 1 isoform X2, with protein sequence MNSVAHPGQESSFVQEGDLALAPFTSNHVATQQPVKKPTRQWAAWTHQEEQSFFSALRQVGKNFEKITCRVQSKNKDQVRHYYYRLVRRMNKLLGPGLYLDSRNSKDTNAAMLRWWSLLEKYSCKASKLHLKPRRFKIFMEALEHQLLKDRKKTVRKRPSQGENCPPEAPNTSPNQSRPPVHDRPVKLVLVESHNIQKSGPGKASLKRSGSIGVNRGNKGDASTMKSARQRRKPDVLPSTAAFKKWEKAAIAGVSLVADAAEQLERTIDKEVGQDKSSAERSNSVPVGNFLPSMPNFPQTIYAEHNIHNSMKLKLQLFPVDDGTRRALEMDKHNPHLELTLPPRKKISSVMEHLNRKWGSSSVASGVLMLFPNSVQHDSLTGYLRWTQDSNVSAGDVYAMIGSPAVFRLRYGWFSTTELGSVSSQASCRILGEHDNGEKMKDPVMESALTSPPSATNQCGDIHNDLLSSVTENHSLAQTSAVETNQKGNLVGESTKSTLWHEKIAGDQGILRHQGEVDGLRLHNSTALSAKEWADTLTNISVGDLLTGVPHDLGANCVDQPLTGRSQCLSQIPFSCDSFDAAIAAHISRQKNKMGCEPTMASHVCSIWDAEETCDEFVFQKNSAFYQQSASSSGAGPPRDCKQMASTSLAGCDRMVEDLSVVERPLYDPQGDRIDECQSDPHNLESSEKDFDALADIYWPESLAPLDLELRASKYQNEELILNDSLSGLNRLIASSLDAFQNCSFFGSNKKEPTPSVETRDTISFADFKIGNEI encoded by the exons ATGAACTCTGTGGCACACCCGGGTCAAGAAAGTAGTTTTGTTCAGGAGGGAGATCTTGCTTTAGCCCCATTCACCTCCAATCATGTTGCAACTCAGCAGCCTG TTAAAAAACCAACACGGCAATGGGCTGCTTGGACACATCAAGAAGAGCAAAGTTTCTTTTCAGCACTACGACAAGTTGGCAAG AATTTTGAAAAAATCACTTGCCGTGTTCAAAGTAAAAACAAGGATCAG GTCAGGCATTATTACTATCGTCTTGTGAGGCGTATGAACAAGCTTCTGGGTCCGGGATTATATTTGGATTCCCGAAACTCTAAGGATACTAATGCTGCTATGCTTAGATG GTGGTCTTTGTTGGAAAAGTATAGCTGTAAAGCATCAAAGCTTCACTTGAAGCCCCGACgattcaagatttttatggAAGCATTG GAACACCAACTCCTGAAAGACCGGAAGAAGACTGTCAGGAAGCGGCCTTCTCAGGGGGAAAACTGCCCTCCTGAGGCTCCTAATACTTCTCCGAATCAGAGTAGACCACCTGTACATGACCGTCCAGTTAAACTTGTTCTTGTTGAGAGTCACAATATTCAGAAATCAGGACCTGGGAAAGCATCATTAAAGCGAAGTGGAAGCATAGGTGTTAATCGTGGCAACAAAGGAGATGCCAGTACCATGAAATCTGCTAGACAACGGCGTAAACCAG ATGTACTTCCATCAACAGCAGCATTTAAAAAGTGGGAGAAGGCTGCAATTGCTGGCGTTTCTTTGGTTGCTGATGCTGCTGAGCAGTTGGAGCGAACAATTGACAAAGAGGTTGGACAAGACAAAAGCAGTGCAG AGAGAAGTAATTCTGTTCCAGTTGGAAATTTTCTCCCTTCTATGCCCAATTTTCCACAAACCATTTATGCAGAGCACAACATACACAACTCTATGAAACTCAAACTCCAGTTGTTCCCAGTTGATGATGGTACAAGAAGAGCCTTGGAAATG GATAAACATAATCCTCACTTGGAGCTCACGCTCCCACCTCGGAAAAAGATATCCTCAGTTATGGAACACCTGAATCGCAAATGGGGCAGTTCAAGTGTAGCATCAGGAGTGCTAATGCTTTTCCCCAATAGTGTCCAGCACGATAGTCTAACAGGCTATCTGAGATGGACGCAAGACTCAAATGTCAGTGCAGGAGATGTATATGCAATGATTGGAAGCCCTGCAGTTTTCCGTTTAAG GTATGGTTGGTTCTCCACCACTGAGTTGGGATCTGTTTCGTCACAAGCATCTTGTAGGATTTTAGGTGAGCATGATAATGGGGAGAAGATGAAGGACCCTGTAATGGAATCAGCACTAACTTCTCCACCATCAGCTACCAATCAATGTGGAGACATCCACAATGATCTCTTATCCTCAGTGACAGAGAATCATTCTCTTGCTCAGACTTCAGCAGTTGAGACCAATCAGAAAGGTAACCTTGTGGGAGAGTCTACAAAAAGTACATTATGGCATGAAAAGATCGCAGGTGATCAGGGTATCTTAAGACATCAAGGAGAAGTG GATGGCCTGAGATTACATAATAGCACTGCCCTTTCAGCCAAAGAGTGGGCTGATACCCTAACCAACATTAGTGTTGGAGATCTTCTTACTGGTGTGCCTCATGATCTAGGTGCTAACTGCGTTGATCAGCCTCTCACTGGAAGGTCCCAGTGTCTCTCGCAGATCCCATTTAGCTGTGATTCATTTGATGCTGCAATTGCTGCTCATATTTCTAGACAGAAAAACAAGATGGGATGTGAGCCTACTATGGCATCCCATGTATGTTCCATTTGGGATGCTGAAGAAACATGTGATGAGTTTGTCTTTCAAAAGAATTCGGCTTTCTATCAACAATCTGCCAGTTCATCTGGTGCTGGTCCTCCAAGGGACTGCAAACAGATGGCTAGTACAAGCTTGGCAGGCTGTGATCGTATGGTTGAG GACCTATCTGTAGTAGAGAGGCCCCTTTATGATCCTCAAGGAGATCGTATTGATGAGTGCCAGTCTGATCCACATAATTTAGAAAGTTCAGAGAAAGATTTCGACGCTTTGGCAGATATATACTGG CCTGAATCATTAGCACCATTAGATTTGGAGCTACGGGCATCTAAATACCAAAATGAAGAACTTATTCTGAATGATAGTCTCAGTGGGCTGAACCGCCTTATTGCCAGCAGTCTGGATGCATTTCAAAATTGCTCTTTCTTTGGTTCAAACAAGAAAGAACCAACGCCATCAGTTGAAACTCGAGACACTATTTCCTTCGCAGATTTTAAAATTGGCAATGAAATTTGA